The proteins below are encoded in one region of Rhizobacter sp.:
- a CDS encoding type II/IV secretion system protein: MTLLPPADLDTVPDGLHVLPEREGRRPQQRPATAEELWALLRAARPEVEKAARLGEALRLAGLIDQGTLHRALELQSRPGVHRLLGRILVEQGALSEVQLRMALAQWLGVRVIDPRDFTPEPEALKLVSRALAEREAVLPLMLRDDALVVLLADPWDTTLLDQLRFVTQRRVVVVMAVPGTLMPAVHRAYAALRLAALPPSAETRAVTVDALASELRDAAEASDTHDTDVVSESDNTLVRMINTIIQEAIHRRASDIHIETADAPRQVRVRLRIDGDLVPLVELPPKLRFAVVARLKIMADLDIAEHRKPQDGKIDFARFGGPHVELRMVTVPTSRGLEDVVLRLLSGLKPMPLDDVGLSTANLQALREVAKKPYGLILICGPTGCGKTTTLHSVLRDLNTEGRKIWTAEDPIEITQDGLRQVQMNPRIGWTFANAMRTFLRADPDVIMIGEMRDEETARIAIEASLTGHLVLSTLHTNSAPESITRLLEIGLDPFNFSDSLLAILAQRLVRRLCVHCREPRTASPEELEHLAGLYLGASAGAEAHGRQALVAQWHDEHADTDGRVLLYRSRGCDHCDGHGYHGRMGIHELMLSGETVRAHIRRRESAAVLQADAKASGMKTLRQDGIAKVLAGLTDLPEVLAATSE, translated from the coding sequence ATGACCTTGCTGCCCCCAGCTGACCTCGACACCGTCCCCGACGGCCTGCACGTCTTGCCCGAACGCGAGGGCCGGCGCCCGCAGCAACGCCCCGCCACCGCGGAGGAGCTCTGGGCCCTGCTGCGCGCGGCCCGCCCCGAGGTCGAGAAGGCGGCCCGCCTGGGCGAGGCCCTGCGCCTGGCCGGGCTGATCGACCAGGGCACGCTGCACCGCGCGCTCGAATTGCAAAGTCGCCCCGGCGTGCACCGGCTGCTCGGCCGCATCCTCGTTGAGCAAGGCGCCTTGTCGGAAGTGCAGCTGCGCATGGCACTCGCGCAGTGGCTGGGTGTGCGGGTGATCGACCCGCGCGACTTCACGCCCGAGCCCGAGGCGCTCAAGCTTGTCTCGCGCGCGCTCGCCGAGCGCGAGGCGGTGCTGCCGCTGATGCTGCGCGACGACGCACTCGTGGTGCTGCTCGCCGACCCGTGGGACACGACCCTGCTCGACCAGCTGCGTTTCGTGACGCAGCGCCGTGTGGTGGTGGTGATGGCGGTGCCCGGCACGCTGATGCCCGCCGTGCACCGCGCCTATGCCGCACTGCGCCTGGCGGCCCTGCCACCGTCGGCCGAGACGCGGGCCGTCACCGTCGACGCACTCGCGAGCGAGCTGCGCGACGCCGCCGAAGCCAGCGACACGCACGACACCGACGTCGTCTCCGAGTCCGACAACACGCTGGTGCGCATGATCAACACCATCATCCAGGAGGCCATCCACCGGCGCGCGTCCGACATCCACATCGAGACCGCCGATGCCCCGCGCCAGGTGCGCGTGCGCCTGCGCATCGACGGTGACCTGGTGCCGCTCGTCGAGCTGCCGCCCAAGCTGCGCTTCGCGGTCGTGGCGCGCCTGAAGATCATGGCCGACCTCGACATCGCCGAGCACCGCAAGCCGCAAGACGGCAAGATCGACTTCGCCCGCTTCGGCGGCCCGCACGTCGAGCTGCGCATGGTCACCGTGCCCACCTCGCGCGGCCTCGAAGACGTGGTGCTGCGCCTGCTGAGCGGCTTGAAGCCCATGCCGCTCGACGACGTGGGCCTCTCCACCGCCAACCTGCAGGCGCTGCGCGAGGTGGCGAAGAAGCCCTACGGCCTCATCCTCATCTGCGGCCCCACCGGCTGCGGCAAGACGACGACGCTGCACTCGGTGCTGCGCGACCTCAACACCGAGGGCCGCAAGATCTGGACGGCCGAAGACCCGATCGAGATCACGCAGGACGGCCTGCGCCAGGTGCAGATGAACCCGCGCATCGGCTGGACCTTCGCGAACGCGATGCGCACCTTCCTGCGCGCCGACCCCGACGTCATCATGATCGGCGAGATGCGCGACGAAGAGACCGCGCGCATTGCCATCGAAGCCTCGCTCACCGGCCACCTGGTGCTCTCGACGCTGCACACCAACTCGGCGCCCGAGAGCATCACGCGGCTGCTGGAGATCGGGCTCGACCCGTTCAACTTCTCCGATTCGCTGCTCGCCATCCTCGCGCAGCGGCTGGTGCGCCGGCTGTGCGTGCACTGCCGCGAGCCGCGCACCGCCAGCCCCGAAGAGCTCGAGCACCTCGCGGGCCTCTACCTCGGCGCGAGCGCAGGGGCCGAGGCCCACGGGCGCCAGGCGCTCGTGGCGCAGTGGCACGACGAGCATGCCGACACCGATGGCCGTGTGCTGCTCTACCGCAGCCGCGGCTGCGACCACTGCGATGGCCACGGCTACCACGGCCGCATGGGCATCCACGAGCTGATGCTCTCGGGCGAGACGGTGCGCGCGCACATCCGCCGCCGCGAGAGCGCCGCCGTGCTGCAGGCCGACGCCAAGGCCTCGGGCATGAAGACCCTGCGGCAGGACGGCATCGCCAAGGTGCTGGCCGGCCTCACCGACCTGCCCGAAGTGCTGGCCGCCACCAGTGAATGA
- a CDS encoding response regulator — MSYDARHPDAPQAAPAVGGMPHLTVGHLRPDLLHKVGETYAVALSRLQSQLAGTPDAAQVQAALAEVSRLERLGLQIQEIARVLAGEGRWVTERLDLGEAARKVASSWAPAAQRRGVALQVQEGRAPAEVNAPVIEQLLELGLEYALHIGQRVELRAAVDGHPPQPALWFDIQRSARHHGADQANDIDDLQWLLFVTLARASGMSPQRLLLGERVQLRLALVAEGAPTAPSPALLPTTPVAVGRRVLLVEPQEASRVQAEQLLGAAGMRVDVAARIDQAQGLLGTSLQTRLPDLLLTGVPAHDPACQSLIEALRAMQPRLRVVELVDDDSAFAFSVPGTDLPARVGRHTLPRTLVPALSQELDAV, encoded by the coding sequence ATGAGCTATGACGCCCGCCACCCCGATGCCCCGCAGGCCGCGCCCGCCGTGGGCGGCATGCCCCACCTCACCGTCGGCCACCTGCGGCCGGACCTGCTGCACAAGGTGGGCGAGACCTATGCGGTGGCGTTGTCGCGGCTTCAATCGCAACTCGCCGGCACGCCCGACGCAGCGCAGGTGCAGGCCGCGCTCGCCGAGGTGTCGCGCCTGGAGCGCCTGGGCCTGCAGATCCAGGAGATCGCCCGCGTGCTGGCCGGCGAGGGCCGCTGGGTCACCGAGCGGCTCGACCTCGGCGAGGCGGCGCGCAAGGTGGCGTCGTCATGGGCGCCGGCGGCCCAGCGCCGCGGCGTGGCGCTTCAGGTGCAGGAGGGCCGCGCGCCGGCCGAGGTCAACGCGCCCGTGATCGAGCAACTGCTCGAGCTGGGCCTCGAGTACGCCCTGCACATCGGCCAGCGCGTCGAGCTGCGCGCGGCGGTCGACGGCCACCCGCCGCAGCCCGCGCTCTGGTTCGACATCCAGCGCAGCGCCCGGCACCACGGCGCCGACCAAGCCAACGACATCGACGACCTGCAGTGGCTGCTCTTCGTCACGCTGGCGCGGGCGAGCGGCATGTCGCCGCAGCGCCTGCTCCTGGGCGAGCGGGTGCAGTTGCGATTGGCCCTGGTGGCCGAGGGCGCGCCTACCGCACCGAGCCCGGCGCTGCTGCCCACCACGCCGGTGGCGGTGGGCCGGCGCGTGTTGCTCGTCGAGCCGCAGGAAGCGAGCCGCGTGCAAGCCGAGCAGCTGCTGGGCGCGGCCGGCATGCGCGTCGACGTGGCGGCGCGCATCGATCAGGCGCAGGGCCTGCTCGGCACCTCGCTGCAGACCCGCCTGCCCGACCTGCTGTTGACCGGCGTGCCCGCGCACGACCCCGCCTGCCAGTCGCTCATCGAGGCGCTGCGCGCGATGCAGCCGCGGCTGCGTGTGGTCGAGCTGGTCGACGACGACAGCGCGTTTGCGTTCTCGGTGCCGGGCACCGACCTGCCTGCGCGCGTGGGCCGGCACACCCTGCCACGCACCCTGGTGCCGGCGCTGTCGCAGGAGCTCGATGCGGTGTGA
- a CDS encoding endonuclease/exonuclease/phosphatase family protein produces the protein MTRGASSITQHPSHILRVATYNIHKGVRGIGPRKRLEIHNIGLGIEALDADLVFLQEVRSFNNAEARRFPDTHFGWPRVPQADHLAPEGYDVAYRTNAYTADGEHGNALLSRWPLDEDIGHHDVSDHRFEQRGLLHVKIDWHGQVVHGIVAHLGLMHSSRVRQIERIAAFIANQIPHHEPVVLAGDFNDWGEKLDVPVREMGLQRAEQGTPQRTFPSRVPLFSLDRIYTRGFRCAATFVPRGNVWARMSDHLPLVAELELA, from the coding sequence ATGACACGAGGCGCCAGCTCCATCACCCAGCACCCGAGCCACATCCTGCGGGTGGCCACCTACAACATCCACAAGGGCGTGCGTGGCATCGGCCCGCGCAAGCGGCTCGAGATCCACAACATCGGCCTGGGCATCGAAGCGCTCGATGCCGATCTCGTCTTCCTGCAGGAAGTGCGCAGTTTCAACAACGCCGAAGCGCGGCGCTTCCCCGACACGCATTTCGGCTGGCCGCGCGTGCCGCAGGCCGACCACCTCGCGCCCGAAGGCTACGACGTGGCCTACCGCACCAACGCCTACACCGCCGATGGCGAGCACGGCAACGCCTTGCTCTCGCGCTGGCCGCTCGACGAAGACATCGGCCACCACGACGTGTCGGACCACCGCTTCGAGCAGCGCGGCCTGCTGCACGTGAAGATCGACTGGCACGGCCAGGTGGTGCACGGCATCGTGGCCCACCTCGGGCTCATGCATTCGAGCCGTGTGCGCCAGATCGAGCGCATCGCCGCCTTCATCGCCAACCAGATCCCCCACCACGAGCCGGTGGTGCTGGCCGGCGACTTCAACGACTGGGGCGAGAAGCTCGACGTGCCCGTGCGCGAGATGGGCCTGCAGCGCGCCGAGCAGGGCACGCCGCAACGCACCTTCCCGTCGCGCGTGCCGCTCTTCTCGCTCGACCGCATCTACACCCGCGGCTTCCGCTGTGCCGCGACCTTCGTGCCGCGCGGCAACGTGTGGGCGCGCATGTCCGACCACCTGCCGCTCGTGGCCGAGCTCGAACTGGCCTGA
- the nudB gene encoding dihydroneopterin triphosphate diphosphatase gives MPASAPPKPPKIPESVLVVIHTDDRQVLLLERADRPGFWQSVTGSKDRVDEPLQETAIREVGEETGIVIGSPEVPLSNLRDWQLSNVYEIYPVWRHRYAPGVTHNTEHVFGLRVPGGTPVALAPREHLRYQWLDWREAADRCFSPSNAEAILQLPQFI, from the coding sequence ATGCCCGCGAGCGCGCCACCCAAGCCCCCGAAGATCCCTGAATCGGTGCTGGTCGTCATCCACACCGACGACCGGCAAGTCCTGCTGCTGGAGCGGGCCGACCGCCCCGGTTTCTGGCAAAGCGTGACCGGCTCGAAAGACCGTGTCGACGAGCCGCTGCAGGAGACGGCCATCCGCGAGGTCGGCGAAGAAACCGGCATCGTGATCGGTTCGCCCGAGGTGCCTCTTTCCAATCTGCGCGACTGGCAACTCAGCAACGTCTACGAGATCTACCCCGTGTGGCGGCACCGCTATGCGCCGGGGGTCACGCACAACACCGAGCATGTGTTCGGCCTGCGCGTGCCCGGTGGAACACCCGTTGCCCTCGCACCCCGTGAACACCTACGCTACCAGTGGCTGGACTGGCGCGAGGCCGCCGATCGGTGCTTCTCGCCGTCCAACGCCGAGGCCATCCTGCAGCTGCCACAGTTCATCTGA
- a CDS encoding LysR family transcriptional regulator — protein sequence MDGLTFDDLKLFARVASLGTLSAVARERDVPVSQVSRTVARIEKTTGVKLMHRSTHALALTPEGETFLDYCHRITGSLDELEGEFSAKSREASGLVRVAASTVMAQYRVLPSLPGLHARHPRVQVELEVSDRLADITRDGIDIALRTTSGPLPDTVVARQIGTHGRALYATPAYLAQAGTPRHPDELQQHKLITNSAATNLNLWPFVVDGQAMNLPARGFWRANDTAVAANLVLMGLGIGRLSTIAAEPLVTDGRLVPVMPEFVDRQPSPVYAVTAGTRHRLPKIKACVDYWVEWFAS from the coding sequence ATGGACGGCCTGACCTTCGACGACCTGAAGCTCTTCGCCCGCGTGGCCTCGCTCGGCACGCTCTCGGCCGTGGCGCGCGAGCGCGACGTGCCGGTGAGCCAGGTCTCGCGCACCGTGGCGCGCATCGAAAAGACCACCGGCGTGAAGCTGATGCACCGCTCCACCCACGCGCTGGCCCTCACGCCCGAAGGCGAGACCTTCCTCGACTATTGCCACCGCATCACCGGCTCGCTCGACGAACTCGAAGGCGAGTTCAGCGCCAAGTCGCGCGAGGCGAGCGGCCTGGTGCGCGTGGCGGCGAGCACGGTGATGGCGCAGTACCGCGTGCTGCCCAGCCTGCCCGGCCTGCATGCACGCCACCCGCGCGTGCAGGTGGAGCTGGAGGTGAGCGACCGGCTGGCCGACATCACCCGCGACGGCATCGACATCGCCCTGCGCACCACCAGCGGCCCGCTGCCCGACACCGTGGTGGCCCGGCAGATCGGCACGCACGGCCGCGCGCTCTACGCCACGCCCGCCTACCTCGCCCAGGCCGGCACGCCGCGGCACCCCGACGAGCTGCAGCAGCACAAGCTCATCACCAACTCCGCCGCCACCAACCTCAACCTGTGGCCCTTCGTCGTCGACGGCCAGGCGATGAACCTGCCGGCGCGCGGCTTCTGGCGCGCCAACGACACGGCGGTGGCGGCCAACCTCGTGCTGATGGGCTTGGGCATCGGCCGGCTCTCGACCATCGCTGCCGAGCCGCTGGTGACGGACGGCCGGCTCGTGCCGGTGATGCCGGAGTTCGTGGACCGGCAGCCGAGCCCCGTCTACGCCGTGACCGCGGGCACACGCCACCGGCTGCCCAAGATCAAGGCCTGCGTCGACTACTGGGTGGAGTGGTTCGCGAGCTGA
- a CDS encoding ligase-associated DNA damage response exonuclease yields MPADLIVQRPEGLYCPPGDFFIDPWRPVPRAVITHAHGDHARMGNGHYLASQKSEGVLRSRLGADIHLQTLSYGDTVDHHGVRLSLHPAGHVLGSAQVRLEHGGQVWVASGDYFVSGADDHNTACEPFEPVRCHCFITESTFGLPIYRWQPQREVFGDINRWWQRNAEAGRASLLMGYSFGKAQRILAGVDASVGPIVTHGAVDPLNEAYRAAGVALPATHRVTDLDKAALSRALVVAPPSVQGSAWARRFGDASDAFASGWMQLRGARRRRAVDRGFVLSDHADWPGLQRAIRETGAERVIVTHGYEAIMVRWLQEQGLQAEAFETEYDDERVDAEKPAGDVESNE; encoded by the coding sequence ATGCCTGCCGACCTCATCGTCCAGCGCCCCGAAGGCCTCTACTGCCCGCCTGGCGACTTCTTCATCGACCCGTGGCGGCCGGTGCCGCGGGCCGTCATCACGCATGCGCATGGCGACCATGCGCGCATGGGCAATGGGCACTACCTCGCGTCGCAGAAGTCCGAAGGCGTGCTGCGCTCGCGGCTCGGGGCCGACATCCACCTGCAGACACTCTCCTACGGCGACACCGTCGACCACCATGGCGTGCGCCTGAGCCTGCACCCGGCCGGCCACGTGCTCGGCTCGGCGCAGGTGCGGCTCGAACACGGCGGCCAGGTGTGGGTGGCCTCGGGCGACTATTTCGTCTCGGGGGCCGACGACCACAACACCGCCTGCGAGCCTTTCGAGCCGGTGCGCTGCCATTGCTTCATCACCGAGTCGACCTTCGGCCTGCCGATCTACCGCTGGCAGCCGCAGCGCGAGGTGTTCGGCGACATCAACCGCTGGTGGCAGCGCAATGCCGAGGCGGGCCGCGCGAGCCTCTTGATGGGCTACAGCTTCGGCAAGGCGCAGCGCATCCTGGCGGGGGTCGATGCGAGCGTCGGGCCCATCGTCACGCACGGTGCGGTCGACCCGTTGAACGAGGCCTACCGTGCGGCGGGCGTGGCCTTGCCGGCCACGCACCGTGTCACCGATCTCGACAAGGCGGCGCTGTCACGCGCGCTCGTGGTGGCGCCACCCTCGGTGCAGGGCTCGGCCTGGGCGCGCCGCTTCGGTGACGCGAGCGATGCCTTCGCGAGCGGCTGGATGCAGCTGCGTGGCGCACGCCGCCGCCGCGCGGTCGACCGCGGCTTCGTGCTCAGCGACCACGCCGATTGGCCGGGACTGCAGCGAGCCATCCGCGAGACGGGGGCCGAGCGGGTGATCGTCACGCACGGCTACGAAGCGATCATGGTCCGCTGGCTGCAAGAGCAGGGGCTGCAGGCGGAAGCGTTTGAAACCGAATACGACGACGAACGGGTCGACGCCGAGAAGCCGGCCGGCGACGTCGAGAGCAACGAATGA
- a CDS encoding ATP-dependent DNA ligase, whose translation MKRFAQLFNELDASTATNAKVDALKRYFDEAPDADAAWAVYFLSGGKPRQVVGSGVLSELARRIAGIEPWLFDECYQAVGDLAETIAHVLPTAEHTSDVGLAEWVEQRLLPLRAAMPEQQAERIAGYWGELDATGRFLLTKLIGGGFRVGVSKLLVQRALAAHAGLDAKLVAQRMMGYTDKTARPDAAGYRSLLAPASVQTAADSGQPYPFFLAHALEQPLAEFDTKLGPTSDWLVEWKYDGIRAQVVRRAGNIWVWSRGEELVTERFPEVIAIAGQWPDGTVVDGEILVWKDGKPAPFNLLQQRIGRKLLGKKILADAPVSFMAYDLLEWQGEDIRAWPQHRRREGLLALPGLMVSPTVEGNSWAELEAVRQESRARGVEGFMLKHRDARYGSGRKKQEGLAAGTWWKWKIAPLSVDCVLIYAQAGHGRRASVYTDYTFAVWNRQPVDAEEAKAVLDAIERREPAQPDGLQLVPFAKAYSGLTDEEFRDVDRVIRATTLEKFGPVRSVRPTMVFELGFEGINHSSRHKSGIAVRFPRMLRIRSDKPLHEADTLATLQALMSHSD comes from the coding sequence ATGAAGAGATTCGCCCAACTCTTCAACGAACTCGACGCGAGCACGGCCACCAACGCGAAGGTCGACGCGCTGAAGCGCTACTTCGACGAGGCGCCCGACGCCGACGCCGCCTGGGCGGTGTATTTCCTCTCAGGCGGCAAGCCGCGCCAAGTCGTCGGCAGCGGCGTGCTGAGCGAACTCGCGCGCCGCATCGCCGGCATCGAGCCCTGGCTCTTCGACGAGTGCTACCAGGCGGTGGGCGACCTCGCCGAGACCATCGCCCACGTGCTGCCGACCGCCGAGCACACGAGCGACGTGGGCCTGGCCGAATGGGTCGAGCAGCGCCTGCTGCCCTTGCGTGCGGCCATGCCCGAGCAGCAGGCCGAGCGCATCGCCGGCTACTGGGGCGAGCTGGATGCGACCGGCCGCTTCCTGCTCACCAAGCTCATCGGCGGCGGATTTCGCGTGGGCGTGAGCAAGCTGCTGGTGCAGCGTGCGCTCGCCGCGCATGCCGGGCTCGACGCCAAGCTCGTGGCGCAACGCATGATGGGCTACACCGACAAGACCGCGCGGCCCGATGCCGCGGGCTATCGCTCGCTGCTCGCACCGGCCTCGGTGCAGACGGCGGCCGATTCGGGCCAGCCGTATCCCTTCTTCCTCGCCCACGCGCTCGAGCAGCCGCTTGCCGAGTTCGACACGAAGCTCGGGCCAACCAGCGACTGGCTGGTCGAGTGGAAGTACGACGGCATCCGCGCGCAGGTGGTGCGCCGCGCCGGCAACATCTGGGTCTGGTCGCGCGGCGAAGAGCTCGTGACCGAGCGCTTCCCCGAAGTGATCGCGATCGCCGGCCAGTGGCCGGATGGCACGGTGGTCGACGGCGAGATCCTCGTGTGGAAAGACGGCAAACCGGCGCCCTTCAACCTCTTGCAGCAACGCATCGGCCGCAAGCTCTTGGGCAAGAAGATCCTGGCCGACGCGCCCGTGAGCTTCATGGCCTACGACCTGCTCGAATGGCAGGGCGAAGACATCCGCGCCTGGCCGCAGCACCGGCGCCGCGAAGGCTTGCTGGCGTTGCCGGGGCTGATGGTGTCGCCCACCGTCGAGGGCAACAGCTGGGCGGAACTCGAAGCGGTGAGGCAGGAGTCGCGTGCGAGAGGCGTCGAGGGCTTCATGCTCAAGCACCGCGACGCGCGCTACGGCAGCGGCCGCAAGAAACAGGAAGGTTTGGCCGCCGGCACCTGGTGGAAATGGAAGATCGCGCCGCTCTCCGTCGACTGCGTGCTCATCTACGCCCAGGCCGGCCACGGCCGCCGCGCGAGCGTCTACACCGACTACACCTTCGCGGTGTGGAACCGCCAGCCGGTCGATGCCGAGGAGGCGAAAGCCGTGCTCGACGCCATCGAGCGCCGCGAGCCGGCGCAGCCCGACGGCCTTCAGCTCGTGCCCTTCGCCAAGGCCTACTCGGGCCTCACGGACGAGGAGTTCCGCGACGTCGACCGCGTGATCCGCGCCACCACGCTCGAGAAATTCGGCCCGGTGCGCAGCGTCAGGCCGACGATGGTCTTCGAGCTCGGCTTCGAGGGCATCAACCACAGTTCCCGCCACAAGAGCGGCATCGCGGTGCGATTCCCCCGCATGCTGCGCATCCGTTCCGACAAGCCGCTGCACGAGGCCGACACATTGGCGACACTGCAAGCTTTGATGAGCCACAGCGACTGA
- the gorA gene encoding glutathione-disulfide reductase yields the protein MLSYDCDLFVIGAGSGGVRASRMAAQRGARVVVAEAGALGGTCVNVGCIPKKLYSYAAHFGEWAEQSHGFGWVGEAPRFDWAVLKQRRAAEIKRLNGVYEGLLSGAGVQLLRGWARVIDEHTVAVDCAGGEQRIRAQHILLATGGAPVKSGLPGDEWAKSSDDMFDLDPFPKRLVVVGGGYIACEFASIFRGLGAEVTLVHRGTHLLRGFDQEMAVFLTGEMRKKGVKVCLETTITEATQHGAVQRLRLSNGESIEADTVLHATGRRARTEGLGLEALGIPVNKDGTVPVDDRLQTNVPSVHALGDLVGRKALTPVALAEAMYLVDRLFGPVTGKLVRQPIDYDLVPTAVFTHPNVGTVGLSEEAARRAYPRLRVYRAEFKALQHTLSESTERTLMKLLVDDASDKVVGLHMVGHDAGEVVQGFAVAMQGGLTKAVFDRTLGIHPTGAEEFVTMREVLRVVEADQP from the coding sequence ATGCTCTCTTACGACTGCGATCTCTTCGTCATCGGCGCCGGCAGCGGCGGCGTGCGCGCCAGCCGCATGGCCGCACAACGCGGCGCTCGCGTGGTGGTGGCCGAAGCCGGCGCGCTGGGTGGCACCTGCGTCAACGTCGGCTGCATCCCGAAGAAGCTCTACAGCTACGCCGCGCACTTCGGCGAGTGGGCCGAACAATCGCACGGCTTCGGCTGGGTGGGCGAGGCCCCGCGCTTCGACTGGGCGGTGCTCAAGCAGCGCCGCGCGGCCGAAATCAAGCGGCTCAACGGCGTGTACGAAGGCTTGCTGAGCGGCGCGGGTGTGCAGCTGCTGCGCGGCTGGGCGCGGGTGATCGACGAGCACACCGTGGCCGTCGATTGCGCCGGCGGCGAGCAGCGCATCCGTGCGCAGCACATCCTGCTGGCCACCGGCGGCGCGCCGGTGAAGAGTGGCCTGCCGGGTGACGAATGGGCGAAGAGCTCCGACGACATGTTCGACCTCGACCCCTTCCCCAAGCGCCTGGTGGTGGTGGGCGGTGGCTACATCGCCTGCGAGTTCGCGTCCATCTTCCGGGGCCTGGGTGCCGAGGTGACGCTGGTGCACCGCGGCACGCACCTGCTGCGCGGCTTCGACCAGGAAATGGCGGTCTTTCTCACCGGCGAGATGCGCAAGAAGGGCGTGAAGGTCTGCCTGGAGACGACCATCACCGAGGCCACGCAGCACGGCGCGGTGCAGCGCCTGCGCCTCAGCAACGGCGAGTCGATCGAGGCCGACACCGTGCTGCACGCCACCGGCCGCCGCGCCCGCACCGAGGGCCTCGGCCTGGAAGCGCTGGGCATCCCCGTCAACAAGGACGGCACCGTGCCCGTCGACGACCGCCTGCAGACGAACGTGCCCTCGGTGCATGCCCTCGGCGACCTGGTGGGCCGCAAGGCGCTCACGCCGGTGGCGCTGGCCGAGGCGATGTACCTCGTCGACCGCCTCTTCGGCCCGGTGACGGGCAAGCTCGTGCGCCAGCCGATCGACTACGACCTCGTGCCGACCGCCGTCTTCACCCACCCCAACGTGGGCACCGTCGGCCTGAGCGAAGAGGCCGCCCGCCGCGCCTACCCGAGATTGCGCGTGTACCGCGCCGAGTTCAAGGCGCTGCAGCACACGCTCAGCGAGAGCACCGAGCGCACGCTGATGAAGCTGCTGGTCGACGATGCGAGCGACAAGGTCGTGGGCCTGCACATGGTCGGCCACGACGCGGGCGAAGTGGTGCAGGGCTTTGCGGTGGCGATGCAGGGTGGGCTCACCAAGGCGGTGTTCGACCGCACGCTCGGCATCCACCCGACGGGCGCCGAGGAGTTCGTCACCATGCGCGAGGTGCTGCGGGTGGTGGAGGCCGACCAGCCCTGA
- the clsB gene encoding cardiolipin synthase ClsB — translation MTEETRTRRAALMRVTNPTVYSGGNHARLLRGGDALFPAMVRAIEQARHEVWVATYIYDNVASVTALTQALAEAAERGVHVKLVVDGFGSRANLPELRRALSEAGVQLTVFRPMDRWWAWLQPSQLRRLHQKICVVDGRVAFVGGINLLDDCYDQVHGWSDQPRLDFAVELAGPVVAPIEQAVRALWTRANVGRNFAKEMAALARSAEPVARARRLLRRLRMPKGARAGEEVGDLPPVRAAFVMRDNLRQRRAIERSYIHAIRKAKTRVDLISPYFYPGRAFMRVLINAARRGVQVRLLLQGKVDYRIAAVAAQALYDQLLSSGVKVYEYTPAFLHAKVGLVDDEWATVGSSNIDPLSLLLNLEANVVIRDADFVNTLAQEFDNAVSASREIDPAHARRASLRGVLRRGFVAWVAHVYLRVAGITGRY, via the coding sequence ATGACCGAGGAGACCCGTACCCGGCGTGCCGCGCTGATGCGGGTGACCAACCCGACGGTCTACAGCGGCGGTAACCATGCGCGGCTGCTGCGCGGCGGTGATGCGCTGTTCCCGGCGATGGTGCGTGCCATCGAGCAGGCCCGGCATGAGGTCTGGGTTGCCACCTACATCTACGACAACGTGGCGAGCGTCACCGCGCTCACGCAGGCGCTGGCCGAGGCCGCCGAGCGCGGCGTGCACGTGAAGCTCGTCGTCGACGGCTTCGGCTCGCGCGCCAACCTGCCCGAGCTGCGGCGTGCGCTGAGCGAGGCCGGCGTGCAGCTCACCGTCTTCCGCCCGATGGACCGCTGGTGGGCCTGGCTGCAGCCAAGCCAGCTGCGCCGCCTGCACCAGAAGATCTGCGTGGTCGACGGGCGGGTGGCCTTCGTGGGCGGCATCAACCTGCTCGACGACTGTTATGACCAGGTGCACGGCTGGAGCGACCAGCCGCGGCTCGACTTCGCCGTCGAACTCGCCGGGCCCGTCGTCGCGCCCATCGAGCAGGCCGTGCGGGCCTTGTGGACGCGCGCCAACGTCGGCCGCAACTTCGCCAAGGAGATGGCGGCCCTCGCGCGCAGCGCCGAGCCGGTGGCGCGTGCCCGCCGCCTGTTGCGCCGACTGCGCATGCCCAAGGGGGCGCGGGCCGGCGAAGAGGTGGGCGACCTGCCGCCGGTGCGCGCCGCCTTCGTGATGCGCGACAACCTGCGCCAGCGCCGTGCCATCGAGCGCAGCTACATCCACGCCATCCGCAAGGCCAAGACGCGCGTCGACCTCATCTCGCCCTACTTCTACCCCGGCCGTGCCTTCATGCGGGTGCTCATCAACGCGGCGCGGCGCGGCGTGCAGGTGCGCCTGCTCCTGCAGGGCAAGGTCGACTACCGCATCGCCGCGGTGGCGGCGCAGGCCCTCTACGACCAGCTGCTCAGCAGCGGCGTGAAGGTGTACGAGTACACCCCGGCCTTCCTGCACGCCAAGGTCGGCCTCGTCGACGACGAATGGGCCACCGTCGGCAGCTCCAACATCGACCCGCTGTCGCTGCTGCTCAACCTCGAGGCCAACGTCGTGATCCGCGATGCGGACTTCGTCAACACGCTGGCCCAGGAGTTCGACAACGCGGTGTCGGCGTCACGCGAGATCGACCCGGCGCATGCGCGGCGGGCGAGCCTGCGCGGCGTGTTGCGGCGAGGCTTCGTGGCGTGGGTGGCGCATGTCTATCTCCGTGTCGCCGGCATCACGGGCAGGTATTGA